From Bacteroidota bacterium, one genomic window encodes:
- the rsmA gene encoding ribosomal RNA small subunit methyltransferase A: MKQTSSGVRAKKALGQHFLKDPAIAERIVGFLGESKAYTDILEIGPGMGILTDFLFEKKGYRTRIVDLDDESITFLFNRFPLRQQDIIHADFLRMNFDEFFKGQFAIIGNFPYNISSQILFKVLDDRDRIPEVVGMFQKEVAMRIAGDPGSKEYGILSVFMQAYYDVKVVLQLNETDFQPPPKVKSAVLHFLRKDNFDLGCDEKEFRKTVKMAFNQRRKTLRNAMGAMIAKDVEIPFSGLRAEALSWQQFVQLTNFIIEHRTNESN, translated from the coding sequence ATGAAACAAACTTCATCCGGTGTCAGAGCCAAAAAAGCCCTCGGACAACATTTCTTAAAAGACCCTGCGATCGCTGAGCGCATTGTTGGTTTTTTAGGAGAAAGTAAAGCGTACACCGATATTCTGGAGATCGGTCCGGGAATGGGAATTCTGACGGATTTTCTTTTTGAAAAGAAAGGCTACCGGACGAGAATTGTGGACCTGGATGATGAATCGATCACGTTTTTGTTCAATCGATTTCCGTTACGACAGCAGGATATTATTCATGCTGATTTTTTGAGAATGAATTTCGATGAATTCTTCAAAGGACAGTTTGCTATCATAGGTAATTTTCCATACAACATTTCTTCGCAGATCTTGTTCAAGGTACTTGATGACCGTGACAGGATTCCGGAAGTGGTGGGGATGTTTCAGAAAGAAGTTGCAATGCGCATAGCAGGTGATCCCGGAAGTAAGGAATATGGAATTCTCAGTGTATTCATGCAAGCTTATTACGATGTAAAAGTTGTACTGCAATTGAATGAAACAGATTTCCAGCCACCACCAAAAGTAAAGTCAGCAGTTCTGCATTTTCTTCGGAAAGATAATTTCGATCTGGGTTGTGATGAAAAAGAATTTCGGAAAACGGTGAAGATGGCCTTCAATCAAAGACGGAAAACACTAAGAAATGCAATGGGAGCAATGATTGCAAAAGATGTTGAAATTCCTTTTTCAGGATTGCGTGCAGAGGCATTGAGCTGGCAGCAATTTGTACAACTGACAAATTTTATAATCGAACACCGGACAAACGAATCAAATTGA